One window of Equus quagga isolate Etosha38 chromosome 4, UCLA_HA_Equagga_1.0, whole genome shotgun sequence genomic DNA carries:
- the LOC124238264 gene encoding 60S ribosomal protein L12-like yields MPPKFDPNEIKVVYLRCTGGEVGATSALAPKIGPLGLSPKKVGDDIAKATGDWKGLRITVKLTIQNRQAQIEVVPSASALIIKALKEPPRDRKKQKNIKHSGNITFDEIVNIAQQMRHRSLARELSGTIKEILGTAQSVGCNVDGRHPHDVIDDINNGAVECPAS; encoded by the coding sequence ATGCCGCCCAAGTTCGACCCCAACGAGATCAAAGTCGTGTACCTGAGGTGCACCGGTGGGGAGGTCGGTGCCACGTCTGCCCTGGCCCCCAAGATTGGCCCCCTGGGTCTGTCTCCAAAAAAGGTGGGCGATGACATCGCCAAGGCAACTGGTGATTGGAAGGGTCTGAGGATCACTGTGAAACTGACGATCCAGAACCGACAGGCTCAGATTGAGGTGGTAccttctgcctctgccctgaTCATCAAAGCACTCAAGGAACCACCAAGAGACcgaaagaagcagaaaaacataaaGCACAGTGGAAACATCACCTTTGATGAGATTGTCAACATTGCTCAACAGATGCGGCACCGGTCATTGGCCAGAGAACTCTCTGGAACCATTAAAGAGATCCTGGGGACTGCCCAGTCTGTGGGCTGCAACGTTGATGGTCGCCACCCTCATGATGTCATCGATGACATCAACAATGGTGCTGTGGAATGCCCAGCTAGTTAA